One genomic region from Terriglobus aquaticus encodes:
- a CDS encoding acyltransferase family protein: MTQAPAPQNAPPQRNMAIDAYRGLVMLLMMAEVMRLSEVALHFPHSAVWHVLGYNQSHVEWVGMSLHDTIQPSFTFLVGVAMPYSLRSRQRRGETFPQMLVHTLWRSLVLVALGIFLRSIHATSTYFTFEDTLTQIGLGYTFAFLIARLPSRWGWTAFGAILFGYWLAWALYPLPPAAFDYATVGVPPDWQSSHMLHGFAAHWNKNANLGQAFDRWFLNLFPRTEAFRYNEGSYLTLSFIPTLCTMLLGLFTGRWLIASPGRVPFRKLLTHAAWLIAAGLLLHVLGINPIVKRIWTPAWTLFSGGVCLLMLSAFSWLIDVQGYRKFAFPLVVVGMNSIAAYLMAHLWEEFLQGSLRTHLGTRVLDVLGTNLEPVVSGVLILAVYFLALLWMYRNRVFLKI; encoded by the coding sequence ATGACCCAGGCGCCCGCTCCACAGAACGCACCGCCGCAGCGCAACATGGCGATCGATGCCTATCGCGGCCTCGTCATGCTGCTGATGATGGCCGAGGTGATGCGCCTGAGCGAGGTGGCGCTACACTTCCCACACAGCGCCGTGTGGCACGTGCTGGGCTACAACCAAAGCCATGTGGAGTGGGTCGGCATGAGTCTGCACGACACGATCCAGCCCTCGTTCACCTTTCTGGTTGGTGTGGCGATGCCCTACTCGCTGCGTAGCCGGCAGCGCCGTGGCGAGACCTTCCCGCAGATGCTGGTGCACACACTGTGGCGCAGCCTGGTGCTGGTGGCGCTCGGCATTTTTCTGCGATCGATTCACGCGACCAGCACGTACTTCACCTTTGAAGACACGCTGACCCAGATCGGCCTGGGCTACACCTTCGCCTTCCTCATCGCACGCCTGCCCTCGCGCTGGGGGTGGACGGCGTTCGGCGCGATTCTCTTCGGCTACTGGCTGGCGTGGGCACTGTATCCGCTGCCCCCTGCAGCATTCGACTACGCAACTGTCGGCGTTCCGCCAGACTGGCAGAGCAGTCACATGCTGCACGGTTTTGCGGCGCACTGGAACAAGAACGCGAACCTGGGCCAGGCCTTCGACCGCTGGTTCCTCAACCTGTTTCCGCGCACCGAGGCCTTCCGCTACAACGAGGGCAGCTACCTGACGCTCAGCTTTATTCCAACACTCTGCACCATGCTGCTGGGCCTGTTCACCGGACGCTGGCTCATTGCAAGCCCCGGCCGCGTCCCGTTCCGCAAGCTGCTCACCCATGCCGCTTGGCTCATTGCCGCTGGCCTGCTGCTGCACGTGCTCGGCATCAACCCCATCGTCAAGCGCATCTGGACGCCGGCGTGGACGCTCTTCAGCGGCGGCGTTTGCCTGCTGATGCTGAGCGCCTTTTCGTGGCTCATCGACGTGCAGGGCTACCGCAAGTTCGCCTTTCCTCTTGTGGTCGTCGGCATGAACTCCATCGCCGCCTACCTGATGGCGCACCTGTGGGAGGAGTTCCTGCAGGGCTCGCTGCGCACGCACCTGGGCACGCGCGTTCTGGACGTGCTGGGCACAAACCTGGAGCCGGTCGTCTCTGGCGTGTTGATCCTCGCCGTGTACTTCCTGGCGCTGCTATGGATGTATCGCAACCGCGTCTTCCTGAAGATTTGA
- a CDS encoding carbohydrate kinase family protein, whose amino-acid sequence MSATTAKPLDISIIGETNLDLILYGLPETMPLERELLGTDFRLTLGGSSSILAHNLATLGSRVGFSSLVGDDEMGHIALDRLREAGVDTSHVLTRSGQRSGVTLLLPHGRQRHILTYAGVMADLSVDQLDREFVHSARHLHLSSLFLQTALHAGLPALLDDVKAGGMTVSLDTNDDPDDTWAGILPDVLQRTDILLPNEDEVLRITRTNSVEAALDALRDIVPTVVVKCGARGALIQHGNERQWAAPTPVQSVDTIGAGDSFDAGFLHAWLHGATVAEAAEFGNRTGALSVLRPGGTEAFRDRDLREQFLATGRAPNAQATP is encoded by the coding sequence ATGAGCGCGACCACAGCAAAGCCGCTGGACATCAGCATCATCGGTGAGACGAATCTGGACCTGATCCTGTATGGCCTGCCCGAGACCATGCCGCTGGAGCGTGAGCTGCTCGGCACGGACTTTCGCCTGACGCTGGGCGGGTCGTCGTCCATCCTTGCGCACAACTTGGCGACCCTTGGGTCCCGCGTGGGATTCTCGTCCCTGGTGGGCGATGACGAGATGGGCCACATTGCGCTGGACCGTTTGCGGGAAGCGGGCGTGGACACCTCGCATGTGCTCACCCGCAGTGGCCAGCGCAGCGGCGTGACGCTGTTGCTGCCGCACGGTCGACAGCGCCACATCCTGACCTATGCGGGCGTCATGGCAGACCTGTCCGTGGATCAGTTGGATCGTGAGTTCGTACACTCGGCCAGGCACCTGCACCTGTCGTCGCTGTTTCTGCAGACAGCGCTGCACGCCGGCCTGCCAGCCTTGCTAGACGACGTGAAAGCCGGCGGCATGACCGTATCGCTGGACACCAATGACGATCCGGACGATACATGGGCGGGCATCCTGCCAGACGTTCTGCAGCGCACAGACATTCTGCTACCCAACGAGGACGAAGTCCTCCGCATCACGCGCACAAACAGCGTGGAAGCGGCCCTGGACGCATTGCGTGACATCGTGCCGACCGTCGTCGTGAAATGCGGCGCGCGCGGCGCCTTGATTCAGCACGGCAACGAACGCCAGTGGGCCGCGCCCACGCCCGTGCAATCGGTGGACACCATTGGCGCGGGCGACAGCTTCGACGCCGGGTTCCTGCACGCCTGGTTGCACGGCGCAACGGTGGCCGAGGCCGCCGAGTTCGGCAACCGAACCGGCGCGCTCTCTGTGCTGCGCCCCGGCGGCACAGAGGCCTTTCGCGACCGCGATCTCCGAGAGCAATTCTTGGCGACGGGCCGGGCACCAAACGCACAGGCGACACCATGA
- the agaR gene encoding transcriptional repressor AgaR, translating into MAKSTSTAQADRSARDKAEPDFSQMLIEERRQYILGLAQKNGRVLVEELSRSLGVSTITIRKDLDELQSRGVLQRTHGGAILPIAGSMADPTLQEKEGRSTDEKRRISEAAAKMVSEGQCILLDSGTTTTAIARALLSFSALTVVTNAVNIAAELSGTDFEVLLTGGSLRKNSFSLVGPLAEDMLDEIHADILFLGVDGFDVEVGLTTPNLLESRVNRAMVKASKKVVAVCDSTKFGRRSLCKIVDPSVVHHVITDSNLPPTTADSLRSLGIEVTLV; encoded by the coding sequence ATGGCAAAGTCCACTTCAACAGCACAAGCCGATCGTTCTGCACGAGACAAAGCGGAACCCGACTTTTCGCAGATGCTGATTGAGGAGCGCCGCCAATACATCCTTGGGCTGGCCCAGAAGAATGGCCGCGTGCTCGTCGAGGAGTTGTCGCGGTCGCTTGGCGTTTCGACCATCACCATCCGCAAGGACCTGGACGAGCTGCAAAGCCGTGGCGTGCTGCAGCGGACGCATGGCGGTGCGATTCTGCCGATTGCGGGGTCCATGGCCGACCCGACCCTGCAGGAAAAGGAAGGCCGGTCCACCGACGAGAAGCGCCGCATCTCTGAGGCCGCGGCCAAGATGGTGTCCGAAGGGCAGTGCATCCTGCTGGATTCAGGCACCACAACGACGGCGATTGCGCGCGCGCTGCTGTCCTTTTCTGCGCTCACGGTAGTGACCAACGCGGTGAACATCGCCGCGGAGTTGAGCGGGACCGACTTTGAGGTGCTGCTGACCGGTGGCTCCCTGCGCAAGAACTCCTTCTCGCTGGTGGGACCGCTGGCCGAAGACATGCTCGACGAGATCCACGCGGACATCCTGTTCCTGGGCGTGGATGGCTTTGACGTCGAGGTCGGCCTGACCACGCCGAACCTGCTGGAATCGCGTGTGAATCGCGCCATGGTCAAGGCGTCCAAGAAGGTAGTCGCGGTGTGCGATTCCACGAAGTTCGGACGCCGTAGCCTGTGCAAGATCGTCGACCCCTCGGTCGTGCACCACGTCATCACCGACAGCAACCTGCCGCCCACCACGGCGGACAGCCTGCGCAGCCTGGGCATCGAAGTGACTCTGGTCTAG
- a CDS encoding amidohydrolase family protein: protein MAFRKRTKPMEGATVQEQDKFVAMVTAKASVTLPLSDFHPVSMLASPKHEPQTPRFPAIDYHNHLDAQDPAEVLRIMDACGIEACVNITMKTGDEAIAQIDRYRAANPKRFFSIGWMDWSGADNPDFDAFIRLSIERLERLAARGIVGFKIWKDLGLTVRDSSGELIRIDDERLAPIFDRAGELGLPVMVHIGDPEAFFLPIDAQNERYEELAAHPDWSFYGAQYGKGELLKQRDRVFQRHPKTTFVGAHIAENSEDLARVTRMLDENPNVMVDISARASELGRQPYRAREFFLRFADRILFGADLVPDEKMYRLYYRFLETADEYFEYPTHASGQGRWMIYGLYLPDEVLRKVYRENALRLLAPWM from the coding sequence ATGGCGTTCCGAAAGAGAACGAAGCCGATGGAGGGCGCGACGGTGCAGGAGCAGGACAAGTTTGTAGCCATGGTCACGGCCAAGGCGTCGGTGACGCTGCCGCTCAGCGACTTCCATCCGGTCAGCATGCTGGCGTCGCCGAAGCACGAGCCGCAAACGCCGCGCTTTCCGGCCATCGATTACCACAATCACCTGGACGCGCAGGACCCTGCGGAGGTGCTGCGCATCATGGATGCGTGCGGCATCGAGGCGTGCGTCAACATCACAATGAAGACGGGCGATGAGGCAATTGCCCAGATCGATCGCTACCGCGCGGCCAATCCCAAACGTTTCTTCAGCATTGGCTGGATGGATTGGAGCGGCGCCGATAATCCGGACTTCGACGCGTTCATTCGCCTGAGCATCGAGCGGCTTGAGCGGCTTGCCGCCCGCGGCATCGTCGGCTTCAAGATCTGGAAAGACCTGGGCCTGACTGTGCGCGACAGCAGCGGAGAGCTGATCCGCATCGATGATGAGCGTCTGGCACCCATCTTCGATCGTGCCGGCGAGCTGGGCTTGCCCGTGATGGTGCACATCGGCGATCCCGAGGCGTTCTTCCTGCCCATCGACGCGCAGAACGAACGCTACGAGGAGCTTGCCGCGCACCCGGACTGGAGCTTCTACGGCGCGCAGTACGGCAAGGGTGAGTTGCTGAAGCAGCGCGACCGCGTCTTCCAGCGCCACCCGAAGACCACTTTTGTGGGCGCGCATATTGCGGAGAACAGTGAAGACCTGGCGCGGGTGACGCGCATGCTCGACGAGAACCCGAACGTGATGGTTGACATCAGCGCACGCGCGTCGGAACTGGGCCGCCAGCCGTACCGCGCACGCGAGTTCTTTCTGCGTTTCGCGGATCGCATTCTGTTCGGCGCGGACCTGGTGCCCGACGAGAAGATGTACCGCCTCTACTACCGCTTCCTGGAAACAGCCGACGAGTACTTCGAGTACCCGACGCACGCCTCGGGTCAGGGCCGGTGGATGATCTACGGCCTGTACCTGCCAGACGAGGTGCTTCGCAAGGTCTACCGCGAAAACGCTCTGCGCCTGCTGGCGCCTTGGATGTAA
- a CDS encoding spherulation-specific family 4 protein gives MPAALLATACVLFAGSAFAQTGQPTGCESLVVPSYMGPGPGWDTMIASAPKTGAADRILIVNPASGPGMAARPGFRDVVQRVKRTGQKVYGYVPTGYGARSMQSVEDRVRKYVDWYGVDGIFFDEVSDKAPLVPRYYQPLVTFTTSQIRGGGVMLNNGTFPAAAYATIKVPAGSKFQLVVFEHDYRSFTKRSFTVPRWVAQHPSSMFVSIVYAASASQLPEVLRLSAERNFGTVYVTDKDLPNPYGVLPDYWDALSRATQPGCSR, from the coding sequence ATGCCGGCCGCGCTGCTGGCCACTGCATGTGTCTTATTCGCCGGTTCTGCGTTCGCTCAGACCGGGCAGCCGACCGGGTGTGAATCGCTGGTCGTGCCCTCGTATATGGGGCCAGGCCCGGGCTGGGACACGATGATTGCGAGCGCTCCGAAGACCGGCGCGGCGGATCGCATCCTGATCGTGAACCCTGCAAGCGGCCCGGGTATGGCGGCGCGACCGGGCTTCCGCGACGTGGTGCAGCGGGTGAAGCGCACCGGGCAGAAGGTGTACGGCTATGTGCCCACCGGGTACGGCGCGCGGTCGATGCAGTCGGTTGAGGACCGCGTTCGCAAGTACGTCGACTGGTACGGCGTAGACGGCATCTTCTTTGACGAGGTGTCGGACAAGGCCCCGCTTGTGCCTCGCTACTATCAGCCGCTGGTCACCTTCACCACGTCACAAATTCGTGGCGGCGGCGTGATGCTGAACAACGGAACCTTCCCCGCCGCGGCATACGCCACGATCAAGGTGCCTGCGGGATCGAAGTTTCAGCTTGTCGTCTTCGAACATGACTACCGGTCGTTCACCAAGCGGAGCTTCACCGTGCCGCGCTGGGTCGCGCAGCATCCTTCGTCGATGTTTGTGAGCATTGTGTATGCAGCATCGGCCAGCCAGCTACCGGAGGTGCTGCGCCTGTCGGCAGAGCGGAACTTTGGCACGGTGTACGTGACAGACAAGGATCTGCCGAATCCGTACGGCGTTCTGCCGGACTACTGGGATGCGCTGAGCCGGGCGACCCAGCCGGGCTGTAGCAGGTAA
- a CDS encoding sugar porter family MFS transporter, with product MSDPVVALAPEPARKNYNLLLQVVAGLGGLLYGVDVGIIGGALPYLEATSRLDAGQLATIVAAVLLGSVISTVFAGMLADWLGRRPVMLLSGLTFVFSIPIIALSHGYGPLLIGRLLQGVSGGFIGVVVPLYLAECLSSSNRGKGTGVFQWLLTFGIVSAAVIGIYYSYRVEAVVNTQNAGAIFQMKDSAWRHIFWISLPPGVLFTIGALFIGESPRWLFRKGRKDRAMASLLRSRSQQQAELEMAEMESISGTATATGSASGSLLRRKYVLPFLLACLILSLNTATGVNSIIGYNTEILVQGGLSDLSAHWGYVFFTAMNFLVTMLGMLLVDRRGRRFLLILGTSGIVLSMVTAAWISRKTEAGVVDAKSIVQTMVTPDQQLTLDFDQAKANQLLRSAGAQEADAAAQHASLVVIYSYGDFTGATSYVRSDVAGAHPLHIDRTAALPSNRVEAFFRNPLANLSAAQNAPLVIQGARVGGVPDSKYGVQLEIALLAFIAFYAVGPGVCVWLALSELMPTRIRSVGMSVALVLNQFVSTMVAILFLPLVSKHGYSTIFLVFAGTALVYLVSVAVFLPETKGKTLEEVEAAFEAA from the coding sequence ATGTCTGACCCAGTGGTTGCCCTTGCGCCTGAGCCGGCGCGGAAGAACTATAACTTGTTGCTGCAAGTGGTCGCCGGTCTGGGCGGTCTACTGTATGGCGTGGACGTCGGCATTATCGGCGGCGCTCTGCCTTACCTGGAAGCCACGTCGCGGTTGGATGCCGGCCAGCTCGCCACCATCGTGGCGGCGGTGCTGCTGGGCAGCGTCATCTCCACCGTCTTTGCCGGCATGCTGGCGGACTGGCTGGGTCGCCGCCCGGTCATGCTGCTCAGCGGTCTGACGTTCGTCTTCAGCATCCCGATCATTGCGCTCTCACACGGGTACGGTCCGCTGCTCATCGGCCGCTTGCTGCAAGGCGTCAGCGGCGGCTTCATCGGCGTGGTCGTTCCGCTGTACCTGGCGGAGTGCCTCTCCAGCTCGAATCGCGGCAAGGGCACGGGCGTCTTTCAATGGCTGCTGACCTTCGGCATTGTGTCTGCCGCGGTCATCGGCATCTACTACAGCTACCGCGTCGAAGCCGTGGTGAACACGCAGAATGCCGGTGCCATCTTCCAGATGAAGGACAGCGCCTGGCGCCACATCTTCTGGATCTCGCTGCCGCCCGGCGTCCTCTTCACCATCGGCGCGCTTTTCATTGGTGAGTCGCCGCGCTGGCTCTTCCGCAAGGGCCGCAAGGATCGCGCCATGGCTTCCCTGCTGCGCTCGAGATCGCAGCAGCAGGCCGAGCTTGAGATGGCCGAGATGGAGAGCATTAGTGGGACCGCTACCGCAACCGGCAGCGCGAGCGGGTCGCTGCTGCGCCGCAAGTATGTGCTGCCGTTTCTGCTGGCCTGCCTCATCCTCAGCCTGAACACCGCGACGGGCGTGAACTCGATCATTGGCTACAACACCGAAATCCTGGTGCAGGGCGGTCTGTCAGATTTGAGCGCGCATTGGGGCTACGTCTTTTTCACCGCGATGAACTTCCTGGTGACCATGCTCGGCATGCTGCTGGTGGATCGTCGCGGCCGGCGCTTCCTGCTGATCCTCGGCACCAGCGGCATCGTTCTCTCGATGGTCACGGCGGCATGGATTTCCCGAAAGACCGAGGCAGGTGTGGTCGATGCGAAGTCGATCGTGCAGACCATGGTCACGCCAGACCAGCAACTGACGCTCGACTTCGACCAAGCCAAGGCCAACCAACTGCTGCGTTCCGCTGGGGCGCAGGAGGCGGATGCAGCAGCGCAACACGCTTCGCTGGTCGTCATCTACTCCTACGGCGACTTCACCGGTGCCACCTCCTACGTGCGGTCCGACGTGGCGGGTGCGCACCCCCTGCACATTGACCGCACGGCGGCTCTGCCCTCCAACCGGGTGGAGGCGTTCTTCCGCAATCCTCTGGCGAACCTCTCCGCCGCGCAGAACGCGCCGCTGGTGATCCAGGGCGCTCGCGTGGGCGGTGTACCCGATTCGAAATACGGTGTACAGCTCGAGATTGCGCTGCTCGCCTTTATCGCGTTCTACGCCGTGGGCCCGGGCGTGTGTGTCTGGCTTGCTCTGTCGGAACTGATGCCAACGCGCATCCGCTCGGTCGGCATGAGCGTCGCGCTGGTGCTGAACCAGTTCGTCTCTACCATGGTGGCCATCCTGTTCCTGCCGCTGGTCAGCAAGCATGGGTACTCGACGATCTTCCTCGTATTTGCCGGCACGGCACTGGTGTACCTGGTGAGCGTTGCCGTCTTCCTGCCGGAGACCAAGGGCAAGACGCTGGAGGAAGTGGAGGCGGCGTTCGAGGCTGCATAG
- a CDS encoding alpha-galactosidase codes for MVGSRFVLHSFRAGVAFGSTLLFGSVHSAAAQGLPRDLAVRAGDLSVEATLRDGHVTGLIARDSQSGEQVRMPEAFSLRMQDGTVLTASALAATPGRAVEDPHQAFRPRGENSDEHTACVAFDAPASALKLNWCLVARAGTHYVRELLRLEATTRDVPLGEVSLLQWNGANAKVDGVVKGSPIVTPSMYFGFEHPLSSSTVSGGAARASLQRTLPLRAGQSITYSAVIGTAAPGQMRRDFLAYLEQERPRRYQPFLHYNTWYDLGYTNRFDEAGVLDRIQAFGEELTVKRHVQMDSFLLDDGWDDTSNLWNFVKGFPDGLAASSKAAGKYGFGIGMWLSPWGGYANEKKERVDYGEKHGYEILNGGYALSGPKYFARFERTCQQLIAKYNVNQFKFDGTGNADRVFPGSAFDSDFDAAIHLIEDLRRQKQDVFINLTTGTTASPFWVFYADSIWRGGEDHDFGGVGSSRQRWITYRDSQTFANIVQKGPLFPINSLMLHGIIYAKQAEKLADDPGNDFADEVHSYFGSGTQTQEMYITPSLLTPANWDTLATAARWSREHRDTLQDVHWLGGDPARLQVYGWAAWSPQLGIVTLRNPSDKPQTFTLEAAKAFELTRGAPERYQLRSVWGGSEHAFASSTLNASSPMQVTLAPFQVVTVEATPVR; via the coding sequence ATGGTCGGTTCCAGGTTTGTGCTCCACTCATTTCGCGCCGGCGTGGCGTTCGGCTCGACTCTTCTGTTTGGCTCGGTGCACTCCGCGGCCGCACAGGGCCTGCCCAGGGACCTGGCGGTCCGCGCTGGTGATCTGAGCGTTGAAGCCACGCTGCGGGACGGGCACGTGACGGGTCTGATCGCACGCGACAGCCAGTCGGGGGAGCAGGTGCGCATGCCCGAGGCGTTTTCTTTGCGCATGCAGGACGGAACGGTCTTAACGGCGAGTGCGCTGGCTGCAACGCCGGGCCGCGCCGTGGAGGACCCGCACCAGGCATTCCGCCCCCGTGGCGAAAACAGTGACGAGCACACTGCCTGCGTGGCGTTCGACGCACCTGCGTCAGCGCTGAAGCTGAACTGGTGCCTGGTCGCCCGAGCTGGCACACACTACGTTCGCGAGCTGTTGCGCCTGGAGGCGACCACGCGTGATGTTCCGCTGGGCGAGGTCAGCCTGTTGCAATGGAATGGAGCGAACGCGAAGGTCGACGGCGTGGTGAAAGGGTCGCCGATCGTCACGCCTTCCATGTACTTCGGCTTTGAGCACCCGCTGTCCAGCAGCACGGTCAGTGGCGGCGCAGCGCGCGCGTCGCTGCAGCGAACACTGCCGCTGCGGGCAGGGCAGAGCATCACGTATTCGGCGGTCATCGGCACGGCTGCGCCGGGGCAGATGCGGCGCGACTTCCTCGCCTACCTGGAGCAGGAACGCCCACGCCGCTACCAGCCGTTTCTGCACTACAACACCTGGTACGACCTGGGTTACACCAACCGCTTCGATGAAGCCGGCGTTCTGGACCGCATCCAAGCCTTTGGCGAAGAGCTGACCGTGAAGCGGCACGTGCAGATGGACTCGTTTCTGCTCGACGATGGCTGGGACGACACGAGCAACCTGTGGAACTTCGTCAAGGGTTTCCCGGACGGCCTCGCCGCATCGTCCAAAGCCGCGGGCAAGTACGGCTTCGGCATCGGCATGTGGCTGTCGCCGTGGGGCGGCTACGCGAACGAGAAGAAGGAGCGCGTCGACTACGGGGAGAAGCACGGTTACGAGATCCTGAACGGGGGCTACGCTCTCTCCGGGCCGAAGTACTTCGCCCGCTTCGAGCGGACGTGCCAGCAACTGATCGCGAAGTACAACGTGAACCAGTTCAAGTTCGACGGCACCGGCAATGCGGACCGCGTCTTCCCGGGCAGCGCCTTCGACAGCGACTTCGACGCGGCGATCCACCTGATCGAAGATCTGCGGCGGCAGAAGCAGGACGTGTTTATCAACCTGACCACGGGCACCACCGCTTCGCCGTTCTGGGTCTTCTATGCGGATTCCATCTGGCGCGGCGGCGAGGATCACGACTTCGGCGGCGTGGGCTCCTCGCGCCAGCGCTGGATCACGTACCGTGACTCGCAGACCTTTGCCAACATCGTGCAGAAAGGGCCGCTGTTCCCGATCAATTCGCTCATGCTGCACGGCATCATCTACGCGAAGCAGGCGGAGAAGCTGGCGGACGATCCCGGCAACGACTTCGCCGACGAGGTGCACTCCTACTTCGGCAGCGGAACGCAGACGCAGGAGATGTACATTACGCCATCGCTGCTGACGCCTGCGAACTGGGATACGCTCGCCACCGCCGCGCGATGGAGCCGCGAACATCGTGACACCTTGCAGGACGTGCACTGGCTGGGCGGCGACCCCGCGCGCCTGCAGGTGTACGGTTGGGCAGCGTGGTCGCCCCAGCTTGGCATCGTCACGCTGCGCAACCCATCGGACAAGCCGCAGACCTTCACCCTCGAAGCGGCGAAAGCATTCGAACTGACGCGCGGCGCGCCGGAGCGGTACCAGCTTCGCAGCGTCTGGGGTGGCAGTGAGCACGCCTTCGCTTCGTCCACACTGAACGCGTCGTCGCCCATGCAGGTGACGTTGGCGCCGTTCCAGGTGGTCACGGTAGAGGCGACGCCGGTCCGTTAG
- a CDS encoding D-tagatose-bisphosphate aldolase, class II, non-catalytic subunit: protein MAKLLQEHLAQRQRGVSAGIYSVCSAHPWVIRAAAEQAKEDGTLLLVEATSNQVNQFGGYTGMRPADFRSFVLEHVEAAGLDPVRLLLGGDHLGPNPWRKQPAEAAMAHAVDMVAEYVRAGFTKIHLDASMACAGDPSPLSDRVVAERAAALCAAAEAARPGTEPIVYVIGTEVPVPGGATHAVHELEATTPEAAAQTLQVHREVFREHGLESAWPSVIALVVQPGVEFDHDAVIDYDRNKAADLVRWLPSSGEHIVFEAHSTDYQRPTAYRELVEDGFAILKVGPALTFAMREALDALEDMEAELVPETDRSHLYATLERVMLAHPDNWLPYYHGSPEEQKFLRHYSYSDRVRYYWNDSEVRTAVERLVQNLQARTIADTMLSRYLPQQYKQVRNGSIANDPASLIVDKIRDVLREYAAACEGVRAT from the coding sequence GTGGCAAAGCTTTTGCAAGAGCACCTGGCGCAACGGCAGCGGGGCGTGAGCGCCGGCATTTACTCCGTGTGCTCGGCCCACCCCTGGGTCATCCGGGCCGCCGCCGAGCAGGCGAAAGAGGACGGAACCCTGCTGCTGGTGGAAGCAACCAGCAATCAGGTCAATCAGTTCGGCGGCTACACGGGCATGCGTCCGGCAGACTTCCGCAGCTTTGTGCTGGAGCACGTGGAAGCCGCGGGCCTGGACCCCGTGCGGCTGCTGCTGGGCGGCGATCACCTCGGCCCCAATCCGTGGCGCAAGCAGCCGGCCGAAGCCGCCATGGCGCACGCGGTGGACATGGTCGCCGAGTACGTGCGCGCCGGCTTTACCAAGATTCACCTGGACGCCAGCATGGCCTGCGCGGGCGACCCTTCCCCGTTGTCGGACCGCGTGGTTGCGGAACGTGCTGCCGCGCTGTGCGCCGCTGCCGAAGCGGCCCGGCCCGGTACTGAGCCGATCGTTTACGTCATCGGCACCGAAGTCCCGGTTCCAGGCGGAGCGACTCACGCCGTGCACGAGCTTGAGGCGACCACGCCCGAGGCCGCGGCGCAGACTCTGCAGGTGCATCGAGAGGTCTTTCGCGAGCACGGCCTGGAGTCCGCCTGGCCGAGCGTGATCGCCCTGGTGGTGCAGCCCGGTGTGGAGTTCGACCACGATGCTGTGATTGACTACGACCGCAATAAGGCCGCTGACCTGGTGCGCTGGCTGCCCTCCAGCGGCGAGCACATCGTGTTTGAGGCGCACTCGACCGATTACCAGAGGCCGACCGCGTACCGCGAGCTTGTCGAGGACGGCTTCGCCATCCTCAAAGTCGGTCCGGCGCTTACGTTTGCCATGCGTGAAGCTCTGGACGCGCTGGAAGATATGGAAGCCGAACTGGTGCCCGAGACGGACCGGTCTCATTTGTATGCCACGCTCGAGCGGGTTATGCTCGCGCATCCCGACAACTGGCTGCCGTACTATCACGGCTCGCCAGAGGAGCAGAAGTTCCTGCGCCACTACAGCTATAGCGACCGGGTGCGCTATTACTGGAACGACTCCGAAGTCCGCACCGCGGTGGAACGCCTGGTGCAGAACCTGCAGGCCCGTACGATCGCAGACACGATGCTCAGCCGCTACCTGCCACAGCAATACAAGCAGGTGCGCAACGGCTCCATCGCGAACGATCCGGCATCGCTCATCGTGGACAAGATCCGCGACGTGCTGCGCGAGTACGCTGCCGCATGCGAGGGTGTTCGCGCCACCTAG